One genomic segment of Anticarsia gemmatalis isolate Benzon Research Colony breed Stoneville strain chromosome Z, ilAntGemm2 primary, whole genome shotgun sequence includes these proteins:
- the sowah gene encoding ankyrin repeat domain family member sosondowah: MSPPSELSFEEILKFMLAHNGKVTNHELVKHFKVFLMNPDMRDEARSTFKKHVNALANIKNQNNEKWLILKKKYMTSNGKENEDVSEKVPDSPAVNADEIVQESESNAEEVPPVRPPLPLQLNQDFSILTNLIQDNTFPASNIPQAEVTLRESKESLPSVSSEDLPPKVHPRRRSSEKNNELRLGVPGAAGHRSSIPNQEVSDPNNTMPTTLTSSRSESMLVDSEQTISVKERKQMFNRMASESDVLKSNRVGGNLSSQGMDEEDRVSLDQKSEADPLDSKQKQWILCAARGDYHALAKMCKENAKLVKTKVLFSVILIT; encoded by the exons ATGTCGCCTCCTTCAGAATTAAGTTTTGAAGAAATTCTGAAGTTCATGTTAGCACACAATGGTAAAGTTACGAATCACGAGTTAGTAAAACATTTCAAAGTATTTCTAATGAACCCAGACATGAGAG ATGAAGCCCGAAGTACTTTTAAAAAGCATGTGAATGCCTTGgccaatataaaaaatcaaaacaatgaaaaatggTTGATTCTCAAAAAGAAATATATGACAAGTAACGGTAAAGAAAACGAGGATGTTAGTGAGAAAGTACCTGATTCTCCTGCTGTTAATGCTGACGAGATTGTACAAGAATCTGAATCAAATGCAGAAGAGGTGCCTCCTGTAAGACCACCATTACCTTTGCAACTCAACCAGGACTTTAGCATATTGACCAATCTCATCCAGGACAACACATTTCCTGCCAGTAACATTCCTCAAGCAGAAGTAACTTTGAGAGAGTCTAAAGAGAGTCTTCCATCAGTGTCTAGTGAAGATTTACCGCCTAAAGTGCATCCTCGAAGAAGATcctctgaaaaaaataatgagttAAGATTGGGTGTGCCTGGTGCTGCCGGACATCGGTCTTCCATTCCCAATCAAGAAGTTAGTGATCCAAACAACACAATGCCAACAACATTAACTTCCTCTAGAAGTGAAAGTATGTTGGTAGATAGTGAGCAGACAATATCTGTGAAAGAAAGGAAACAGATGTTCAACAGAATGGCTTCTGAAAGTGATGTGCTAAAGAGTAACAGAGTCGGTGGCAACTTAAGTTCTCAG GGCATGGACGAGGAAGACAGAGTTTCT TTAGATCAAAAGAGTGAAGCTGATCCTCTagattcaaaacaaaaacagtggATTTTATGTGCAGCAAGAGGAGACTACCACGCTTTGGCGAAGATGTGCAAAGAAAATGCAAAACTCGTCAAAACCAAG GTGCTGTTCAGTGTTATATTAATAACGTGA